The Thermoanaerobaculia bacterium genome contains a region encoding:
- a CDS encoding low affinity iron permease family protein has product MGSKPNRLSLLFENFARAVTRFTGSTLAFIVAAAVIVVWGATGPVFHYSDTWQLVINTGTTIVTFLMVFLIQRSQNNDSRAVHLKLNEIVAALEGASSRLVNVEDLSEDELKVLHHYYQRIAELAKHDSSLKESHSIEEAAARHEARMAARGGRKEKTAAR; this is encoded by the coding sequence ATGGGCAGCAAACCGAATCGACTGAGTCTCCTGTTCGAGAATTTCGCGCGCGCCGTGACGCGGTTCACGGGAAGCACGCTGGCGTTCATCGTCGCGGCGGCCGTCATCGTCGTGTGGGGCGCGACCGGTCCCGTCTTCCATTACTCGGACACGTGGCAGCTCGTCATCAACACCGGCACGACGATCGTGACGTTTTTGATGGTGTTCCTGATCCAGCGGTCGCAGAACAACGACTCCCGGGCCGTCCACCTGAAGCTGAACGAGATCGTCGCGGCACTCGAGGGAGCGAGCAGCCGGCTCGTCAACGTCGAGGACCTGAGCGAGGACGAGCTGAAGGTGCTCCACCACTACTACCAGCGGATCGCCGAGCTCGCCAAGCACGACAGCAGCCTGAAGGAGTCGCACTCGATCGAGGAGGCCGCGGCGCGGCACGAAGCGCGGATGGCGGCCAGGGGCGGGCGGAAGGAGAAGACCGCGGCTAGGTGA
- a CDS encoding aldehyde dehydrogenase family protein yields MSDVPVLPADLYIDGRFVPALSGRRFATTNPATGEVLAEVAEAGPEDVDAAVAAGRRAVESGPWKEMTPRQRGKVLLRAADLLASRADAFGAVETRDNGKPIFESAKIDMPAAAEALAYFGGWADKIAGKTLPSRADAFLFTWREPIGVVGAITPWNFPLLQAMWKIAPALACGNAVVLKPASLTPLTALMFAALLEEAGLPPGAFNVVPGPGERVGSAMAEHPGIDKITFTGETETGKKILRAAAGTVKRVSMELGGKSPNIVFADADLDAAARGAFNGIFYGKGEVCAAGSRLLVEESAHDALLEKIVDRAKKTEPGDPLHPKTRLGALVSERQRDTIAGYVEGAVREGAALVAGGHRRDVGGKGAFFEATVFDRVDPSMTIAREEIFGPVLATLTFDSPEAAIELGNRVRYGLAAAVWTRDVKKAFRVARAIRAGTVWINTYNMYDPGLPFGGYKESGFGRERGEEAMMEYTELKSVWVDLT; encoded by the coding sequence ATGAGCGACGTTCCCGTTCTCCCCGCGGATCTCTACATCGACGGGCGGTTCGTTCCCGCGCTCTCCGGCCGCCGGTTCGCGACGACCAATCCCGCGACGGGAGAAGTCCTCGCCGAAGTCGCGGAAGCGGGGCCCGAGGACGTCGACGCGGCCGTTGCGGCCGGCCGCCGGGCGGTCGAGAGCGGCCCGTGGAAGGAGATGACGCCGAGGCAGCGCGGCAAGGTGCTCCTCCGCGCCGCCGACCTCCTGGCCTCGCGGGCCGACGCATTCGGCGCGGTCGAGACGCGAGACAACGGAAAACCGATCTTCGAGTCGGCGAAGATCGACATGCCGGCGGCGGCCGAGGCGCTCGCGTACTTCGGCGGCTGGGCCGACAAGATCGCCGGGAAAACGCTGCCGTCGCGCGCCGACGCGTTCCTCTTCACGTGGCGCGAGCCGATCGGCGTCGTCGGGGCGATCACGCCGTGGAACTTCCCGCTCCTCCAGGCCATGTGGAAGATCGCTCCCGCGCTCGCGTGCGGAAACGCGGTCGTGCTGAAGCCCGCTTCCCTCACTCCGCTGACCGCGCTCATGTTCGCCGCGCTCCTGGAGGAGGCGGGCCTGCCGCCCGGAGCCTTCAACGTCGTCCCCGGCCCGGGAGAGCGCGTCGGGAGCGCGATGGCGGAACATCCCGGGATCGACAAGATCACGTTCACGGGAGAGACGGAGACGGGGAAGAAGATCCTCCGCGCCGCGGCGGGCACCGTCAAGCGCGTTTCCATGGAGCTCGGCGGAAAGTCGCCGAACATCGTCTTCGCGGACGCCGACCTCGACGCGGCGGCGCGCGGCGCGTTCAACGGGATCTTCTACGGAAAAGGGGAGGTCTGCGCCGCGGGCTCGCGCCTGCTCGTCGAGGAATCGGCGCACGACGCGCTCCTCGAGAAGATCGTCGACCGCGCGAAGAAGACGGAGCCGGGCGATCCTCTGCACCCGAAGACGCGGCTCGGCGCGCTCGTGTCGGAGCGGCAGCGCGACACGATCGCGGGATACGTCGAGGGCGCCGTCCGCGAAGGGGCGGCGCTCGTGGCCGGAGGACATCGCCGGGACGTCGGCGGCAAAGGCGCGTTCTTCGAGGCGACCGTCTTCGATCGCGTCGATCCCTCGATGACGATCGCGCGGGAGGAGATCTTCGGCCCCGTCCTCGCGACGCTCACGTTCGATTCGCCCGAGGCCGCGATCGAGCTCGGGAACCGCGTGCGCTACGGCCTCGCGGCGGCCGTCTGGACCCGCGACGTCAAGAAGGCGTTCCGCGTCGCGCGGGCGATCCGCGCCGGGACCGTGTGGATCAACACCTACAACATGTACGACCCGGGCCTTCCCTTCGGCGGCTACAAGGAGAGCGGCTTCGGCCGCGAGCGCGGGGAGGAGGCGATGATGGAGTACACGGAGCTCAAATCCGTCTGGGTGGATCTGACCTAG
- a CDS encoding MBL fold metallo-hydrolase, with the protein MRSSSPGKIRAAAVAWAAIALLAAVSAPAQDEKSPAKPPAPKTAGAPAAAPSTETPSLHEPRKVGEGVWAVMTKGGANAGWFLFGDSVVAVDAGRSNADAEELLADIAATAGKKPVSYLVLTNDFGPHAGGVEAFAKRGAAIVCDERFAAGFQEVASKAGAPSAVLGVSMRLVLARAGRHVIIRHLGPADSAGDLAVFLPDEKILFSGDLAESVLLPPLFSKSIDPEGWLGALTVLGNLNAKALVPGYGPIGPPEGIAATRDYLEHAIAAAQTIVREKIKDDFLPTRIGQPDLRINKLPPELASSHEANMRALVAYYRAKAEKAPAPPGKP; encoded by the coding sequence ATGAGATCGAGCTCCCCGGGAAAGATTCGCGCGGCGGCGGTCGCGTGGGCGGCGATCGCGCTCCTCGCCGCGGTCTCCGCGCCCGCTCAGGACGAGAAGAGCCCGGCGAAACCTCCCGCTCCGAAGACGGCCGGCGCCCCCGCTGCCGCGCCCTCCACCGAGACCCCGTCGCTCCACGAGCCCCGGAAGGTGGGGGAGGGGGTTTGGGCCGTGATGACGAAGGGAGGCGCGAACGCGGGCTGGTTCCTCTTCGGCGACTCCGTCGTCGCGGTCGACGCGGGACGCTCGAACGCCGACGCGGAGGAGCTCCTCGCCGACATCGCGGCGACCGCGGGAAAGAAACCCGTCTCGTATCTCGTCCTCACGAACGATTTCGGGCCGCATGCGGGAGGCGTGGAAGCGTTCGCGAAACGGGGCGCCGCGATCGTCTGCGACGAGAGGTTCGCCGCCGGATTCCAGGAGGTCGCGTCGAAAGCCGGCGCACCGTCGGCGGTGCTCGGCGTCTCGATGCGTCTCGTGCTCGCGCGCGCGGGCCGGCACGTCATCATCCGGCACCTGGGACCGGCCGACAGCGCCGGCGATCTCGCGGTCTTCCTCCCCGACGAGAAGATCCTCTTCTCCGGAGATCTCGCCGAGTCCGTGCTCCTCCCGCCGCTCTTTTCGAAGTCGATCGATCCCGAAGGTTGGCTCGGGGCCCTCACGGTGCTCGGGAACCTGAACGCGAAGGCGCTCGTCCCGGGCTACGGCCCGATCGGCCCTCCCGAGGGGATCGCCGCGACGCGCGATTACCTCGAGCATGCGATTGCCGCCGCGCAGACGATCGTCCGGGAGAAGATCAAGGACGATTTCCTTCCGACGCGCATCGGGCAGCCGGATCTGCGGATCAACAAGCTCCCCCCGGAACTCGCATCGAGCCACGAGGCGAACATGCGGGCGCTCGTCGCCTACTACCGGGCCAAAGCCGAGAAGGCGCCGGCTCCGCCCGGGAAACCATGA